ATTTGGCTACCTTTGGTACTTTTCGGGCAAGGATTATTACTCGCCTTGCCACCAACAATTTCCTATTTAAATGGATCTGGACAACGCCATCGCATTGCTCATCAAGTAAGACAAGGCCTTTGGATTTCATTTTTAGTGATGATTCCCCTAGCACTCATCATCTATCATAATGATTTCATATTACAGTTTATGAATATGGATGCCCACATGGCTGATGTGACGATGAACTATTTGCGTGCGATGGTGTGGGGCTTGCCTGCCTATTTATTGCTGATTAATTTCCGCTGTTTGAATGATGGCATTGCCAAAACAAAACCTGCCATGGTGATTACCTTCATGGGGTTAATGCTAAACATTCCGCTGAATTATATGTTTATTTACGGCAAATTTGGTGCGCCTGCATTAGGCGGTGTCGGTTGTGGTGTAGCAACGGCTATTGTCAACTGGGCAATGGCAATCTTGATGATTACCTATTCTGCCAAAAACTATAATGAACGTAGTTTGAAAGTCTTTGAAAAGATTATTGAAAAGCCAGATATCAAAACGCTGAAAAAATTGACCGCACTTGGCTTGCCTATTGCTATTGCGCTGTGCAGTGAAGTCTCACTGTTTGCCTTAAGTAGTTTATTACTTTCCCCATTAGGTGCAGATGTGGTCGCCAGCCACCAAATTGCCTTAAACACCAGTGCCGTAGCCTTTATGTTCCCCATGTCTATTGCCATGGCGGCAACCATTTTAGTGGCGCAAGAACTGGGTAACCATGCACCACAAAAAGCCAAAATCATGGCTCACGCGGCTATTATTCTTGGCTTGATTGCGGCAAGTGTATTGGCGTTGGTGATTTGGATATTTAGTGCAGAAATCGCTGCATTAATTGTCGGCGATAATGCCACCGTTATTGCTCTATCTGGCAGCTTATTAGCGATGGCTGCGATTTATCAATTTTCAGATTCAGTACAAGTCGTCGTGAGCGGTATTTTACGTGGCTATAAAGACACTAAAATTATTCTCTACATCACATTACTTGCCTATTGGGGCGTAGGTATCCCTGTTGGTTATATTCTTTCCCGCACGGATTG
The sequence above is a segment of the Haemophilus parainfluenzae genome. Coding sequences within it:
- a CDS encoding MATE family efflux transporter, which produces MNSRLFSQYRIDIQKLIRIATPIGLAQLAQTGMGTVDVIMAGRVSSADVGGVGIGASIWLPLVLFGQGLLLALPPTISYLNGSGQRHRIAHQVRQGLWISFLVMIPLALIIYHNDFILQFMNMDAHMADVTMNYLRAMVWGLPAYLLLINFRCLNDGIAKTKPAMVITFMGLMLNIPLNYMFIYGKFGAPALGGVGCGVATAIVNWAMAILMITYSAKNYNERSLKVFEKIIEKPDIKTLKKLTALGLPIAIALCSEVSLFALSSLLLSPLGADVVASHQIALNTSAVAFMFPMSIAMAATILVAQELGNHAPQKAKIMAHAAIILGLIAASVLALVIWIFSAEIAALIVGDNATVIALSGSLLAMAAIYQFSDSVQVVVSGILRGYKDTKIILYITLLAYWGVGIPVGYILSRTDWIVPSIGARGFWVAFIIALTIAAALLFMRMRKIQSQPDETIIQQLERLK